The Helianthus annuus cultivar XRQ/B chromosome 16, HanXRQr2.0-SUNRISE, whole genome shotgun sequence genome includes a window with the following:
- the LOC118488289 gene encoding uncharacterized protein LOC118488289 has translation MEKALARYGVTHRLSTAYHPQTSGQVENANRGVKRILEKTVGKSRKDWSEKLDDALWAFRTAFKTPLGTTPFMIVYGKACHLPVELEHRALWALKTVNLDLTEAARRRFFQIHELEALRDAAYERSWSIKEKTKALHDRRLRGVKEFKVGDKVLLFNSRLKLIAGKLKSRWSGPYVVREVFPYGTVELYDEVDKGVWKVNGHRLKHYLGGPIDTTEEEEIPLEDPPTFTDQ, from the coding sequence ATGGAAAAGGCACTTGCACGCTACGGTGTCACTCATCGTCTTTCCACCGCGTACCACCCGCAAACTAGTGGCCAAGTAGAGAATGCTAACCGAGGGGTGAAGAGAATCCTAGAGAAAACGGTAGGTAAAAGTAGAAAAGATTGGTCGGAAAAGCTTGACGATGCTTTGTGGGCTTTCCGCACCGCCTTTAAGACACCGTTAGGAACAACACCCTTTATGATTGTGTATGGCAAAGCGTGCCATCTTCCGGTAGAGTTAGAGCATAGAGCTTTATGGGCATTGAAAACCGTTAATCTCGACCTTACCGAGGCCGCTAGAAGGAGGTTCTTCCAAATTCACGAGTTGGAAGCATTGAGGGATGCCGCCTATGAACGATCTTGGAGTATCAAGGAAAAAACTAAGGCGTTGCATGATAGGAGGTTGCGAGGCGTGAAAGAGTTtaaggtaggtgataaagtgctTTTGTTCAATTCGAGGTTGAAATTGATAGCAGGGAAGCTAAAATCGAGATGGAGTGGACCGTATGTGGTGAGAGAAGTGTTTCCATACGGCACGGTTGAATTATACGACGAAGTCGACAAAGGAGTATGGAAGGTAAATGGTCATAGATTGAAACATTACTTGGGAGGTCCCATTGATACCACCGAAGAGGAAGAAATTCCTCTAGAGGACCCACCCACCTTCACTGACCAGTGA